The Agromyces marinus genome window below encodes:
- a CDS encoding alpha/beta fold hydrolase, translating into MTPQASPAPLLHAESPDGVLIAYRVQGDDAEAGRPPVLLVHGFASDSTVTWEGTGWVRTLVESGRRVITTDLRGHGASDKPVTADAYAPDRLGADLVAVLDSAGAASCDAVGYSMGNRVISALCEQAPDRVRRVVVGGAGPTELFATWDVEDARGYLVDGTPPRNPVISQVLGPAIRAGADRDALLACIEGVSGAPLAIPGGIPVLFVAGEEDPVPLGVQQLALDWGSDLVTIPGRDHVSTLTSRTFKDAAIDFLA; encoded by the coding sequence GTGACCCCGCAGGCGTCCCCCGCACCGCTCCTGCACGCCGAGTCGCCCGACGGGGTGCTCATCGCCTATCGGGTGCAGGGCGATGACGCCGAGGCGGGCCGGCCTCCCGTGCTGCTCGTGCACGGCTTCGCGTCCGATTCGACCGTCACGTGGGAGGGCACGGGATGGGTGCGCACACTCGTCGAGTCCGGACGACGCGTGATCACCACCGACCTGCGCGGGCACGGTGCGAGCGACAAGCCCGTGACGGCCGACGCGTACGCGCCCGATCGGCTCGGGGCCGACCTCGTCGCCGTGCTCGACTCGGCGGGCGCGGCGAGCTGCGATGCCGTCGGCTACTCGATGGGCAATCGCGTGATCTCGGCGCTGTGCGAGCAGGCCCCCGACCGGGTGCGGCGCGTCGTGGTGGGCGGCGCCGGTCCGACCGAGCTCTTCGCCACCTGGGACGTCGAGGACGCGCGCGGCTACCTCGTCGACGGGACGCCGCCGCGCAATCCCGTGATCTCGCAGGTGCTCGGGCCGGCGATCCGCGCGGGAGCCGACCGCGACGCGCTCCTCGCGTGCATCGAGGGAGTCTCGGGCGCCCCGCTCGCGATCCCGGGGGGCATCCCCGTGCTGTTCGTCGCGGGCGAGGAGGACCCGGTGCCACTCGGGGTCCAGCAGCTCGCGCTCGACTGGGGGAGCGACCTCGTCACGATCCCCGGCCGCGACCACGTGTCGACGCTCACGTCCCGGACGTTCAAGGACGCGGCGATCGACTTCCTCGCCTAG
- a CDS encoding ribbon-helix-helix protein, CopG family — MSKRETINGVPVTEEQISEWVAEAEAGHDVDALKKRGRGRPGRGAEPSQVVALRLTSDELAALDARAAREHKSRSELIRDALAAYAA; from the coding sequence ATGAGCAAGCGCGAGACGATCAACGGCGTGCCCGTGACCGAGGAGCAGATCTCCGAGTGGGTCGCTGAAGCCGAAGCCGGCCATGACGTGGATGCGCTGAAAAAGCGCGGACGCGGTCGGCCGGGGCGTGGCGCTGAGCCGTCGCAGGTCGTTGCGCTGCGTTTGACCAGTGACGAGCTCGCAGCGTTGGATGCCCGGGCTGCCCGCGAGCACAAGTCTCGATCGGAGCTCATCCGGGACGCGCTGGCCGCGTACGCCGCGTGA
- a CDS encoding APC family permease: MTSTTTSTPASTRALGHRRLGVPSVTLMIIAASAPLTVVAGGVTTTFAVTGVIGVPVGFIVLAAALAVFAVGYAAMSRYVTNAGAFYAYIAQGIGRPFGVGASLVALVAYNAMQVGIYGLFGFQMSMFLEARFGITTPWWLWIFACIAVVGVLGVNRVDLSAKVLGVLVALEFAAVLVFDLVAFAVAPEGVSTAGIEPANLFVPGVGAVLSFGVAAFMGFESAAIYGEESKDPKRTVARATYAAVAIIGVFYAFSAWAFTVGIGPSQIVEASATYGPDLMFVFMGEHAPVIVSDLMQVLFLTSLFAALQSFHNAVARYLFSLGREGVLHRSLGSVRAVSRAPWAGSVAQSAIAIVVTLGFVVAGEVMGLKADFAPVEFLYPVLTMFTWLTNTGAMGLVLLMGIIAIAVIGFFRRDRRGLGAWQTLIAPAISAVVLFTVFVLILANFNVLLGQTETTAATFVLPALLIVPGVAGVVWGLVIRRRNPELYARVGHGIEEAEAAVVEVPAHRGV; this comes from the coding sequence ATGACCTCAACGACGACGTCGACGCCCGCGTCGACACGTGCTCTCGGCCACCGGCGCCTCGGCGTGCCATCCGTCACCCTCATGATCATCGCGGCATCGGCGCCGCTCACCGTGGTCGCCGGCGGCGTCACCACGACCTTCGCCGTCACGGGCGTGATCGGCGTGCCCGTCGGCTTCATCGTGCTCGCCGCGGCCCTGGCGGTCTTCGCGGTCGGCTACGCGGCGATGAGCCGCTACGTCACCAACGCCGGCGCGTTCTACGCCTACATCGCGCAGGGCATCGGACGACCGTTCGGCGTGGGCGCCTCGCTCGTCGCGCTCGTCGCGTACAACGCCATGCAGGTCGGCATCTACGGCCTGTTCGGGTTCCAGATGTCGATGTTCCTCGAGGCGAGGTTCGGCATCACCACGCCGTGGTGGCTGTGGATCTTCGCCTGCATCGCCGTCGTCGGCGTGCTCGGCGTGAACCGCGTCGACCTGTCGGCGAAGGTGCTCGGCGTCCTCGTCGCGCTCGAGTTCGCCGCCGTGCTCGTGTTCGACCTCGTCGCGTTCGCCGTCGCGCCCGAGGGCGTGAGCACCGCCGGCATCGAGCCGGCCAACCTGTTCGTGCCGGGAGTCGGCGCAGTGCTCTCCTTCGGCGTCGCCGCGTTCATGGGCTTCGAGTCGGCCGCCATCTACGGCGAGGAGTCGAAGGACCCCAAGCGCACGGTCGCGCGGGCGACCTACGCCGCGGTGGCCATCATCGGCGTGTTCTACGCGTTCAGCGCCTGGGCGTTCACGGTCGGCATCGGACCGTCGCAGATCGTCGAGGCCTCGGCGACCTACGGTCCGGACCTGATGTTCGTCTTCATGGGCGAGCACGCACCCGTCATCGTGAGCGACCTCATGCAGGTGCTCTTCCTCACGAGCCTCTTCGCGGCGCTGCAGTCGTTCCACAACGCCGTCGCCCGGTACCTGTTCTCGCTCGGGCGCGAGGGCGTGCTGCACCGCAGCCTCGGCTCGGTGCGTGCCGTCTCGCGAGCTCCCTGGGCCGGCTCGGTCGCGCAGAGCGCGATCGCGATCGTCGTGACGCTCGGCTTCGTCGTCGCCGGCGAGGTCATGGGCCTGAAGGCCGACTTCGCGCCGGTCGAGTTCCTCTACCCGGTCCTCACCATGTTCACGTGGCTCACGAACACGGGCGCGATGGGGCTCGTGCTGCTCATGGGCATCATCGCGATCGCGGTGATCGGCTTCTTCCGCCGCGATCGGCGCGGACTCGGCGCCTGGCAGACGCTGATCGCCCCGGCGATCTCCGCGGTCGTGCTGTTCACGGTGTTCGTGCTCATCCTGGCGAACTTCAACGTGCTGCTCGGCCAGACCGAGACGACGGCGGCCACGTTCGTGCTGCCCGCGCTGCTGATCGTGCCCGGTGTCGCCGGCGTCGTGTGGGGCCTCGTCATCCGACGGCGGAACCCGGAGCTCTACGCCCGGGTCGGGCACGGCATCGAGGAGGCCGAGGCGGCCGTCGTCGAGGTTCCGGCCCACCGGGGGGTCTAG
- a CDS encoding isochorismatase family protein gives MSRALFIIDVQNDFTEGGALGVDGGAAVAAGITAYLAEHGDRYDLVVASRDWHNADDDNGGHFATDAPPDFTVTWPKHCMAGTPGAEYHPALDTSAVDVHIRKGQGVPAYSIFEGTDDTGASTTEVLERHGVTDVDVAGIATDYCVRASALDAIEHGRHVRVLRDLVAGVAPESSEAAIAELGHAGAAIVDSSELAPVDDEAGRA, from the coding sequence ATGAGTCGGGCCCTGTTCATCATCGACGTGCAGAACGACTTCACCGAGGGCGGCGCGCTCGGCGTCGACGGCGGTGCAGCCGTGGCCGCCGGCATCACGGCGTACCTCGCCGAGCACGGCGACCGGTACGACCTGGTCGTGGCATCCCGCGACTGGCACAACGCCGACGACGACAACGGCGGGCACTTCGCGACGGATGCGCCGCCCGACTTCACGGTGACGTGGCCGAAGCACTGCATGGCCGGCACGCCGGGCGCCGAGTACCACCCGGCGCTCGACACGAGCGCCGTCGACGTGCACATCCGCAAGGGGCAGGGCGTTCCGGCGTACTCGATCTTCGAGGGCACGGATGACACGGGCGCGTCGACCACAGAGGTGCTCGAGCGCCACGGCGTCACCGACGTCGACGTGGCGGGTATCGCGACCGACTACTGCGTGCGCGCGAGCGCACTCGACGCGATCGAGCACGGGCGTCACGTGCGCGTGCTGCGCGACCTGGTCGCGGGCGTCGCGCCGGAGTCCTCCGAGGCGGCGATCGCCGAGCTCGGTCACGCGGGCGCCGCGATCGTCGATTCGTCCGAGCTCGCGCCGGTCGATGACGAGGCGGGCCGCGCGTGA
- a CDS encoding D-alanyl-D-alanine carboxypeptidase/D-alanyl-D-alanine-endopeptidase, producing the protein MSDETDAAGATPAPGEPGPQSEPARPRGIRSLIAEHRVLAAIAALVTVGLLGTAVAFAATMTGGEPVPAPSATPTPTPASTPTPTPTLTPTPEPVARERTCSVAGLAADPRLANLQAQVMNAATGEVLFDRGGLTASRTASVMKVVTAAAALAVFSPDDRFATTVVKGSEPGSVVLVGGGDLTLSRTATGNETVYPGAAHLDDLARQVRAAWEADPSNPPLTKLILDSSYFGGETWHASWAPTERELGYMPKITALMVDGDRDDPYANTSRRGADAVGRAGDAFAAELGGVAAIERGTAPAGATELGRVWSPTVAQLIDKSLVVSDNTVAEMLARQVAITVGTGNTFEAIDPAVRQALETYGIARGGIRVVDGSGLSPDNAVPPAYLTRLFAKVEAREGSLGVIRDGLPVAGQRGSLSYADRFAGENAVADGSVFAKTGWIDTGYTLAGIIHAQDGTTLTFAISALGDVSQITADAKVAIDTLATGFYRCGDELSNE; encoded by the coding sequence GTGAGCGATGAGACGGATGCCGCGGGCGCGACGCCCGCGCCGGGCGAGCCCGGGCCGCAGAGCGAGCCCGCCCGGCCCCGAGGCATCCGTTCGCTGATCGCCGAGCACCGGGTGCTCGCCGCGATCGCCGCCCTCGTCACCGTCGGCCTGCTCGGGACCGCGGTGGCGTTCGCCGCGACCATGACCGGCGGCGAGCCCGTCCCGGCGCCGTCGGCCACCCCCACGCCCACCCCCGCGTCGACGCCCACGCCCACGCCGACCCTCACCCCGACGCCCGAACCGGTCGCGCGTGAGCGAACCTGCTCGGTCGCGGGGCTCGCAGCCGATCCGCGACTGGCGAACCTGCAGGCGCAGGTCATGAACGCCGCGACGGGCGAGGTGCTCTTCGATCGTGGCGGCCTGACGGCCTCGCGCACCGCGAGCGTCATGAAGGTCGTGACCGCGGCCGCGGCGCTCGCCGTGTTCTCGCCCGACGACCGCTTCGCGACGACCGTCGTGAAGGGCTCCGAGCCGGGCTCGGTCGTGCTCGTCGGGGGCGGCGACCTCACGCTCTCGCGCACCGCGACGGGCAACGAGACCGTCTACCCCGGCGCCGCGCACCTCGACGACCTCGCCCGCCAGGTGCGCGCGGCATGGGAGGCCGACCCGTCGAACCCCCCGCTGACGAAGCTGATCCTCGACTCGTCGTACTTCGGCGGGGAGACCTGGCACGCGAGCTGGGCGCCGACCGAGCGCGAGCTCGGCTACATGCCCAAGATCACGGCGCTCATGGTCGACGGCGATCGCGACGACCCGTACGCGAACACCTCGCGCCGGGGCGCCGACGCGGTCGGCCGGGCGGGCGACGCCTTCGCCGCCGAGCTCGGCGGCGTGGCGGCGATCGAGCGGGGCACGGCGCCGGCCGGAGCCACCGAGCTCGGCCGCGTGTGGTCGCCGACCGTCGCCCAGCTGATCGACAAGTCCCTCGTCGTCTCCGACAACACGGTCGCCGAGATGCTCGCGCGGCAGGTCGCGATCACGGTCGGAACCGGGAACACCTTCGAGGCGATCGACCCGGCGGTGCGGCAGGCGCTCGAGACGTACGGCATCGCGCGTGGCGGCATCCGCGTCGTCGACGGGTCGGGACTCTCGCCCGACAACGCGGTGCCGCCCGCCTACCTCACCCGGCTGTTCGCGAAGGTCGAGGCGCGCGAGGGGAGCCTCGGGGTGATCCGCGACGGACTTCCGGTCGCCGGCCAGCGCGGCTCGCTGTCGTACGCCGACCGGTTCGCGGGCGAGAACGCCGTCGCCGACGGCTCGGTGTTCGCCAAGACGGGCTGGATCGACACGGGCTACACGCTCGCGGGCATCATCCACGCCCAGGACGGCACGACCCTGACCTTCGCGATCTCCGCGCTCGGCGATGTCTCGCAGATCACCGCCGACGCGAAGGTCGCGATCGACACGCTCGCCACGGGGTTCTACCGCTGCGGGGACGAACTCTCGAACGAGTGA
- a CDS encoding primary-amine oxidase, translating to MTMTSTTRAAERRPSSVSGAPETDPMRGLSADEIDATREILAEAGVLTEQTRFVYVGLDEPAKSDVLSGAELPRVVRVLLLDRATGASADVRVSVTDRAILSRTDIDGANGHVPILDVEFEAIYDLLGAEPEWHEALAKRGITHEQVALAPLSAGEYGFEAERGRRVIRVLAFMRHDEQDHCWAHPVDGLCAYVDMIEGRMFELVDHKVYEIPAESGNFDDPEVQGAPLDTLKPISITQPEGPSFTVEEDRVSWANWRFSLAFDAREGLVLRRIRYVDADQGGVERDVVYRASIAEMVVPYGDPSPARFWQNYFDTGEYVFGRYANSLQLGCDCLGEIRYFDATIADEFGHPRVIPNAICMHEEDYGTLWKHTDIYTGSNEVRRQRRLVVSFFTTVGNYDYGFYWYLYLDGTIECEAKLTGVLFSSAYDPEAGDHASEVAPGLGAPYHQHLFSARLDMMVDGVANAVDEVDAVRLPMGEGNAYGNAFTKRTTRLRTEAEGARDADPVSGRVWHIVNTEQQNRLGRPVGYELRAEGSPTLLADPESVIAKRAGFTRKHLWVTRYDRDERYPAGDLVNQNPGGDGLPRYTEADRSIDGEDIVLWHTFGPTHFPRVEDWPVMPVDYAKFTLKPYGFFGRNPTLNVPSSEAMGMACHTDAAAGGCRCEAGACTCSGHGHGHGD from the coding sequence ATGACGATGACGTCGACCACCCGAGCCGCAGAGCGGCGTCCTTCCTCCGTCTCGGGCGCGCCCGAGACGGACCCGATGCGCGGGCTCTCCGCCGACGAGATCGACGCGACGCGCGAGATCCTTGCCGAAGCCGGCGTGCTCACCGAGCAGACCCGCTTCGTCTACGTCGGACTCGACGAACCCGCCAAGTCCGACGTGCTCTCCGGGGCGGAACTGCCGCGCGTCGTGCGCGTGCTGCTGCTCGACCGCGCGACCGGCGCATCCGCCGACGTCCGCGTGTCGGTCACCGATCGGGCGATCCTCAGCCGCACCGACATCGACGGCGCGAACGGGCACGTCCCGATCCTCGACGTCGAGTTCGAGGCGATCTACGACCTGCTCGGCGCCGAGCCCGAGTGGCACGAGGCCCTCGCCAAGCGCGGAATCACGCACGAGCAGGTCGCGCTCGCGCCGCTCTCGGCGGGCGAATACGGATTCGAGGCCGAGCGCGGGCGCCGCGTCATCCGCGTGCTCGCCTTCATGCGGCACGACGAGCAGGACCACTGCTGGGCGCACCCGGTCGACGGCCTCTGCGCCTACGTCGACATGATCGAGGGACGGATGTTCGAGCTCGTCGACCACAAGGTCTACGAGATCCCCGCCGAGTCGGGCAACTTCGACGACCCCGAGGTGCAGGGCGCGCCGCTCGACACCCTCAAGCCGATCAGCATCACCCAGCCCGAGGGGCCGAGCTTCACCGTCGAGGAGGACCGGGTCAGCTGGGCGAACTGGCGCTTCTCGCTCGCGTTCGATGCTCGCGAGGGGCTCGTGCTCCGTCGCATCCGCTACGTCGACGCCGACCAGGGCGGCGTCGAGCGCGACGTCGTCTACCGCGCGTCGATCGCCGAGATGGTCGTGCCCTACGGCGACCCGTCGCCCGCCCGGTTCTGGCAGAACTACTTCGACACCGGCGAGTACGTGTTCGGCCGCTACGCGAACTCGCTGCAGCTCGGCTGCGACTGCCTCGGCGAGATCCGGTACTTCGACGCCACGATCGCCGACGAGTTCGGCCACCCCCGTGTCATCCCGAATGCGATCTGCATGCACGAGGAGGACTACGGCACCCTCTGGAAGCACACCGACATCTACACCGGGTCGAACGAGGTGCGCCGCCAGCGGCGCCTCGTGGTCAGCTTCTTCACCACGGTCGGCAACTACGACTACGGGTTCTACTGGTACCTCTACCTCGACGGCACGATCGAGTGCGAGGCGAAGCTCACGGGCGTGCTCTTCTCATCGGCCTACGACCCGGAAGCCGGCGACCACGCGAGCGAGGTCGCACCCGGGCTCGGCGCGCCCTACCACCAGCACCTGTTCAGCGCGCGGCTCGACATGATGGTCGACGGCGTCGCGAACGCGGTCGACGAGGTCGACGCCGTCCGCCTGCCGATGGGGGAGGGCAACGCCTACGGCAACGCGTTCACGAAGCGCACGACGCGCCTGCGCACCGAGGCCGAGGGTGCCCGCGACGCCGACCCCGTCAGCGGGCGCGTCTGGCACATCGTCAACACCGAGCAGCAGAACCGGCTCGGCCGGCCCGTCGGCTACGAACTGCGCGCGGAGGGCTCGCCGACCCTGCTCGCCGACCCCGAATCGGTGATCGCCAAGCGCGCCGGCTTCACGCGCAAGCACCTCTGGGTCACCCGCTACGACCGCGACGAGCGCTACCCGGCGGGCGACCTCGTGAACCAGAACCCCGGCGGCGACGGCCTGCCGCGCTACACCGAGGCCGACCGATCGATCGACGGCGAGGACATCGTGCTCTGGCACACCTTCGGCCCGACGCACTTCCCCCGCGTCGAGGACTGGCCGGTCATGCCGGTCGACTACGCGAAGTTCACCCTGAAGCCGTACGGCTTCTTCGGGCGCAACCCCACCCTCAACGTCCCGTCCTCCGAAGCGATGGGTATGGCGTGCCACACGGATGCCGCGGCCGGCGGATGCCGCTGCGAGGCGGGCGCGTGCACGTGCTCGGGGCACGGGCACGGGCACGGGGACTGA
- a CDS encoding TetR/AcrR family transcriptional regulator, translating to MPKIVDHDARRLEIVHATWRLIAEKGFRATTMREIAKASGVANGGLFPYFRNKEELIGATFEHVFAATNERFAAVRADLSGMAALRELMLQIFPLDEERILEARIVIPFWEYAANEPGLLALHERTMDQWRVEIGGHLADAKRLGEIRDDVDIPVVVDHFMAMLDGVQVIAVVAPASADAERMTRLLDGYLELLR from the coding sequence ATGCCGAAGATCGTCGACCACGACGCGCGCCGTCTCGAGATCGTGCACGCGACCTGGCGCCTGATCGCGGAGAAGGGCTTCCGTGCCACGACGATGCGCGAGATCGCGAAGGCGTCGGGCGTCGCGAACGGCGGGCTCTTCCCGTACTTCCGCAACAAGGAGGAGCTGATCGGCGCGACGTTCGAGCACGTGTTCGCGGCCACGAACGAGCGCTTCGCGGCCGTGCGAGCCGACCTTTCGGGCATGGCGGCCCTCCGCGAGCTGATGCTGCAGATCTTCCCGCTCGACGAGGAGCGGATCCTCGAGGCGCGCATCGTCATCCCGTTCTGGGAGTACGCGGCCAACGAGCCCGGCCTCCTCGCCCTCCACGAGCGCACCATGGACCAGTGGCGCGTCGAGATCGGCGGGCACCTCGCCGACGCGAAGCGCCTCGGCGAGATCCGCGACGATGTCGACATCCCGGTCGTCGTCGACCACTTCATGGCGATGCTCGACGGCGTGCAGGTCATCGCCGTCGTCGCCCCGGCGAGCGCCGACGCCGAACGGATGACCCGGCTGCTCGACGGGTACCTCGAACTGCTGCGCTGA
- a CDS encoding LysR family transcriptional regulator yields the protein MELRQLRWFLAAVEAGSLSAAAREGHISQPALSVMIAQLERELGARLLDRGRDGVRLTAAGSAVAGIARRMVDDAELAGIAARATHDHDAEVRLAVTDPGTVPLVAGAVAAATLAGVHVSLVVGRHRPWEVHGVLRREVDLAVVTAPILDRRIRTAQLTTERRGILVGPRNDLFEAADADLTFELLADQAAVDPVDVPLDWTDEWAYRPQLNGERLRRAGPPVDSMSATFLSALTTEAVAFVPRQVGLIGQAMGLRYLEPTTGPLCEHLIAWRPPLSDAARLVLNSAASAVH from the coding sequence GTGGAGTTGCGACAGCTTCGTTGGTTCCTTGCGGCGGTGGAGGCGGGATCGCTCTCGGCGGCGGCACGGGAGGGGCACATCAGCCAGCCGGCGCTGAGTGTGATGATCGCCCAGCTCGAGCGCGAACTCGGCGCGAGGCTGCTCGACCGGGGTCGCGATGGTGTGCGCCTCACCGCAGCAGGGAGCGCGGTGGCAGGCATCGCCCGCCGCATGGTCGACGACGCCGAGCTGGCCGGGATCGCTGCGCGAGCGACACACGATCATGACGCGGAGGTCCGGCTCGCGGTCACCGATCCAGGGACGGTTCCGCTCGTGGCGGGCGCCGTGGCCGCGGCCACGCTCGCAGGTGTGCACGTGAGCCTCGTCGTGGGGCGTCATCGTCCATGGGAGGTGCATGGCGTGCTGCGGCGCGAGGTCGATCTGGCGGTCGTGACCGCTCCCATCCTCGACCGGCGCATCCGCACCGCGCAGCTGACCACGGAGCGCCGAGGCATCCTCGTCGGCCCGCGCAACGACCTCTTCGAAGCGGCCGATGCCGACCTGACCTTCGAACTGCTCGCCGACCAGGCCGCGGTCGATCCGGTCGACGTTCCCCTCGATTGGACCGATGAGTGGGCGTACCGACCGCAGCTGAACGGGGAACGGTTGCGGCGTGCCGGGCCGCCGGTCGATTCGATGAGTGCGACCTTCCTCTCGGCCCTGACCACCGAAGCGGTCGCGTTCGTCCCGCGTCAGGTCGGTCTGATCGGCCAGGCGATGGGGTTGCGGTACCTCGAGCCGACCACCGGCCCGCTGTGCGAGCACCTGATCGCGTGGCGACCGCCGTTGTCGGATGCCGCGCGGCTGGTGCTGAATTCGGCGGCCAGCGCCGTCCATTGA
- a CDS encoding M20/M25/M40 family metallo-hydrolase — MGADAATDDVAALTRRLVAVDATNPTLFDGGAGERELAEVVAAWLADRGFEVRIVGADPARPSVLARRRGTGGGRTLLLAGHLDTVGGAGTGAGEAPGADAAAEAPADAPRADRITGRGAYDMAGGLAAAMIAAAAAPAALAGEVVLAFAADEEFGSLGMEELLAALDVRPDGAVVLEPTDLEVTLAHRGFAWYRVEYEGVAAHGSQPELGVDAIDRALDGLIALRAFAAELDARPRHPLLGSGSVRVSMIEGGADAATVAARCGVVVERRTLPGDDDPRAELERVLAPSGPARISTLAARPAMEAEPGAPIVRAVIDAVEAVTGRPAVRRGDPWWTDAGLIADAGIPVVLVGASGGGAHADDEWVSIASLEALTAIIGRVIREVCGQAVGEAPER; from the coding sequence ATGGGAGCGGATGCCGCGACGGACGACGTCGCAGCGCTGACGCGCCGCCTCGTCGCGGTCGATGCGACCAATCCGACGCTCTTCGACGGCGGTGCGGGTGAGCGCGAGCTCGCCGAGGTCGTGGCGGCGTGGCTCGCCGACCGGGGCTTCGAGGTCCGCATCGTGGGCGCGGACCCGGCGCGCCCGAGCGTGCTCGCACGGCGGCGCGGCACGGGCGGTGGGCGGACCCTGCTGCTCGCGGGTCACCTCGACACGGTCGGCGGAGCCGGCACCGGGGCGGGCGAGGCACCCGGGGCGGATGCGGCGGCCGAGGCGCCGGCCGACGCGCCGCGGGCCGATCGGATCACGGGCCGCGGCGCCTACGACATGGCGGGCGGGCTCGCGGCCGCCATGATCGCCGCCGCCGCCGCGCCCGCCGCTCTCGCGGGCGAGGTCGTGCTCGCGTTCGCGGCCGACGAGGAGTTCGGCTCGCTCGGCATGGAGGAACTGCTCGCTGCGCTCGACGTGCGCCCCGACGGCGCGGTCGTGCTCGAGCCGACCGATCTCGAGGTCACGCTCGCCCACCGGGGCTTCGCCTGGTACCGGGTCGAGTACGAGGGCGTCGCCGCGCACGGGTCGCAGCCCGAACTCGGCGTGGATGCGATCGACCGCGCGCTCGACGGACTGATCGCGCTGCGCGCGTTCGCGGCCGAACTCGACGCCCGGCCGCGGCATCCGCTGCTCGGGTCGGGGAGCGTGCGCGTGTCGATGATCGAGGGCGGAGCGGATGCCGCGACCGTCGCCGCCCGCTGCGGCGTCGTGGTCGAACGGCGGACCCTGCCCGGCGACGACGACCCGCGTGCCGAACTCGAGCGCGTGCTCGCGCCGTCCGGTCCGGCGCGGATCTCGACGCTCGCGGCGCGTCCCGCGATGGAGGCGGAGCCCGGCGCGCCGATCGTCCGCGCCGTGATCGACGCGGTCGAGGCGGTCACGGGCCGGCCCGCGGTGCGACGCGGGGACCCGTGGTGGACCGACGCCGGGCTCATCGCCGACGCGGGCATCCCGGTCGTGCTCGTCGGAGCCTCCGGCGGCGGCGCGCACGCCGACGACGAGTGGGTCTCGATCGCATCGCTCGAGGCGCTCACCGCGATCATCGGCCGTGTCATCCGCGAGGTCTGCGGGCAGGCCGTCGGCGAGGCGCCCGAGCGCTGA
- a CDS encoding BrnT family toxin, whose amino-acid sequence MNVHPSALKHGISPVDATQAASWPIWIEDLDDDSPTRQLRLGFDTRGRLLETVVLVFDSGNELVIHAMKARPQTLDLLP is encoded by the coding sequence GTGAACGTCCACCCTTCGGCACTCAAGCACGGCATCAGCCCGGTGGACGCGACGCAGGCAGCATCGTGGCCGATCTGGATCGAAGACCTCGACGACGACTCGCCCACCCGCCAGCTTCGACTTGGATTCGACACCCGAGGTCGACTGCTCGAAACAGTCGTGCTGGTCTTCGACAGTGGGAACGAGCTGGTGATCCACGCGATGAAGGCGCGGCCGCAGACGCTCGACCTCCTCCCGTAG
- a CDS encoding AraC-like ligand-binding domain-containing protein, translated as MPHGSSPALAPEAPAIDTSALPLDFAEFSSLASQSFVPLRVRSDDPDAFRGDIRASVGDDVHLSVVTATGHEIHRTPELVARSEHRSFKLGLQLSGTGLLIQDSREAVLRPGDLTIYDTDSPYTLVFEETFSTLVLMVPHRLLELPTDAVQGMTAARIAGGQGLGRVVARFLAELAGDLDQLGGPVGGRLARNAVDLVTTLYARELDVARDADRPHRAMLRGIQAWLEDRLGDPDLTPASIAAAHFISTRHLHAIFHEEGLTVSSWVRSRRLDRCRRELQDPLAAHRPVGQVAGRWGFADAAHFSRAFRAEFGEPPSAVRARATAA; from the coding sequence GTGCCCCACGGATCCTCCCCCGCGCTCGCCCCGGAGGCGCCCGCCATCGACACCTCGGCACTGCCGCTCGACTTCGCCGAGTTCAGCTCGCTCGCCTCGCAGTCCTTCGTGCCGCTCCGCGTGCGCTCCGACGATCCCGATGCGTTCCGCGGCGACATCCGCGCGTCGGTCGGCGACGACGTCCACCTCTCCGTCGTCACGGCCACCGGCCATGAGATCCACCGGACGCCCGAGCTCGTCGCGCGATCCGAGCATCGCTCGTTCAAGCTCGGACTCCAGCTCTCCGGCACGGGCCTGCTCATCCAGGACTCGCGTGAGGCCGTGCTCCGGCCCGGCGACCTCACGATCTACGACACCGATTCGCCCTACACGCTCGTCTTCGAGGAGACCTTCAGCACCCTCGTGCTCATGGTGCCGCACCGGCTGCTCGAACTGCCCACCGACGCCGTGCAGGGCATGACCGCGGCCCGCATCGCGGGCGGCCAGGGGCTCGGCCGCGTCGTCGCACGCTTCCTCGCCGAGCTCGCCGGCGACCTCGACCAGTTGGGCGGCCCCGTCGGCGGAAGACTCGCCCGCAACGCGGTCGACCTCGTGACGACGCTCTACGCACGCGAACTGGACGTCGCCCGCGACGCCGACCGACCCCACCGGGCGATGCTTCGCGGCATCCAGGCCTGGCTCGAGGACCGCCTCGGCGACCCCGACCTCACGCCGGCGTCGATCGCCGCGGCGCACTTCATCTCCACCCGCCACCTCCACGCGATCTTCCACGAGGAGGGGCTCACCGTCTCCAGCTGGGTCCGATCCCGGCGGCTCGACCGTTGCCGCCGCGAACTCCAGGACCCGCTCGCGGCGCACCGTCCGGTCGGCCAGGTCGCCGGCCGTTGGGGCTTCGCCGACGCCGCCCACTTCAGCCGCGCCTTCCGCGCCGAGTTCGGCGAGCCGCCGTCCGCCGTGCGAGCCCGCGCCACGGCCGCGTGA